A region from the Methanomassiliicoccales archaeon genome encodes:
- the pyrF gene encoding orotidine-5'-phosphate decarboxylase, with the protein MRKGTRVILALDVTEERKALAVAKAVRDQVDGIKVNWPLVLATSPDIITRLSKMAPVICDFKVADIPNTNRLITEQAKRLGADGLIVHGFVGRDSVRAVVESASDMQVYVVTEMSHPGGKEFTAPVAEKLAALAKEEGATGIIAPATRPGRVSELRRIVGDLLILSPGVGAQGGSAAEVIRNGADYVIAGRSIYEDRDPRKAAERLAAEVRQALLR; encoded by the coding sequence ATGCGCAAAGGCACCAGGGTCATCCTCGCTCTGGACGTGACCGAGGAGCGGAAGGCGTTGGCGGTAGCGAAGGCCGTGAGAGATCAAGTTGACGGTATCAAGGTCAACTGGCCATTGGTGCTTGCCACGTCGCCGGATATCATCACCCGACTGTCGAAGATGGCGCCCGTAATCTGCGACTTCAAGGTGGCAGATATCCCCAACACCAACCGCCTGATCACGGAGCAAGCGAAGCGCCTGGGTGCGGACGGCCTCATCGTGCATGGTTTCGTCGGCCGGGACTCGGTGCGAGCGGTGGTGGAATCGGCCAGCGACATGCAGGTGTACGTGGTCACGGAGATGAGCCACCCGGGAGGAAAGGAGTTCACCGCTCCAGTGGCGGAGAAGCTAGCCGCCCTGGCGAAAGAGGAAGGTGCGACCGGCATAATCGCCCCGGCCACCAGGCCGGGAAGGGTGAGCGAACTCCGCCGCATCGTCGGGGACCTCCTCATACTCTCTCCCGGCGTAGGGGCGCAGGGAGGCAGCGCGGCCGAGGTCATCCGCAACGGGGCGGACTACGTCATCGCGGGGCGGAGCATCTACGAGGATCGCGATCCGAGGAAGGCGGCGGAACGCCTTGCGGCCGAGGTCCGGCAAGCCCTTCTCCGTTGA
- the trxA gene encoding thioredoxin, with product MSGRITELSKDDFDDFVSKNPKVVIDFWAGWCGPCRAMAPMIERLAERYAGKVAFAKVDCDKNPELVKRFRVMGIPTLMFLQGGEHAGEIVGLVPDSEIEGKLREVFSG from the coding sequence ATGTCAGGGCGCATCACCGAGCTGAGCAAGGACGACTTCGACGATTTCGTTTCAAAGAACCCCAAGGTGGTCATCGACTTCTGGGCCGGCTGGTGCGGCCCCTGTCGGGCCATGGCTCCGATGATCGAACGCTTGGCCGAGCGCTATGCTGGCAAGGTAGCATTCGCCAAGGTCGACTGCGACAAGAACCCGGAGCTGGTGAAGAGGTTCAGGGTCATGGGCATCCCCACCCTGATGTTCCTGCAGGGCGGCGAGCATGCTGGCGAGATAGTCGGCCTGGTACCGGACTCGGAGATCGAGGGCAAGCTAAGAGAGGTCTTCTCCGGCTGA
- a CDS encoding 50S ribosomal protein L30e, whose protein sequence is MVDMGRALKTAVTTGKVVFGVQQAERAVKKGEAKMVIISSNCPSAFLTSTTVGVPVRVFEGTNMELGALAGKPFSVSALAVIEKGSSNILSL, encoded by the coding sequence ATGGTTGATATGGGAAGGGCATTGAAGACCGCCGTCACGACCGGGAAGGTCGTCTTCGGCGTCCAGCAGGCCGAGAGAGCGGTCAAGAAGGGCGAGGCGAAGATGGTCATCATCTCGTCGAACTGCCCGAGCGCGTTCCTGACGTCCACCACGGTGGGCGTACCGGTGCGCGTCTTCGAGGGAACGAACATGGAGCTTGGGGCTCTGGCAGGGAAGCCGTTCTCAGTTTCCGCGCTGGCCGTCATCGAGAAAGGCTCCTCCAACATCCTTTCGTTGTGA
- a CDS encoding NusA-like transcription termination signal-binding factor has translation MPEVTLTEDTLRYISLFENITKTHVRDCMETEEKLVFVVDPGQANRAVGKAGEHVIRMKNTTGKNIQVVEYSDDPENFIRNVFYNYSVQSVVLENRGNIVHATVTVDPKVKGRAIGKNGRNLKIARDLVCRHHNVQSIIVA, from the coding sequence ATGCCAGAAGTCACCCTTACCGAAGACACGCTGCGCTACATCTCGCTGTTCGAGAACATCACCAAGACGCACGTGCGGGACTGCATGGAGACGGAGGAGAAGCTGGTGTTCGTGGTCGATCCCGGCCAGGCCAACCGCGCCGTGGGCAAGGCGGGAGAGCACGTCATCCGTATGAAGAACACCACCGGGAAGAACATCCAGGTAGTGGAGTATTCGGACGACCCGGAGAATTTCATCCGGAACGTGTTCTACAACTACAGCGTGCAATCGGTGGTCCTGGAGAACCGGGGCAACATCGTGCATGCCACGGTGACCGTCGACCCGAAGGTCAAAGGACGAGCGATAGGCAAGAACGGCCGCAACCTGAAGATCGCCCGGGACCTGGTCTGCAGGCATCACAACGTGCAGAGCATCATCGTGGCCTAG
- the rpoA2 gene encoding DNA-directed RNA polymerase subunit A'': protein MARKDTLRAFEKMGFSKSMVEKLLDAYPSKAAAAEAGAAELKKLGLTEDQVRLLKGEKAESRPKKAGKKTTKKKEEEKPAGPKLQFEIPNKIPPLSNLERKIVRLAQEQGIQVMDGRKVAMSKRRMSLGLVKTIASRIEGIGVPEEKIKKIVKRAHERYEEHMMDPNESAGIIAAQSIGEPGTQMTMRTFHYAGVAEINVTLGLPRLIEIVDARRVPSTPMMTIYTVPEKRASQEEVKHIASEIEMTNLIDVASLETDIVNMKVVVRPDPRKMEQKGIKLDDIYKELSKTRGLKGLVEKQGEQIIISSDVPSFKKLQGILDDVREKKIKGVDLISRAILRKVGEEYIIYTEGSNLAKVLELEGVDKTRTTTNAVQEIYEVLGVEAARNSVMNEAYRTLEEQGLNVDIRHIMLVADLMTNDGDVKAIGRHGISGRKSSVLARAAFEITAVHLLHAALQGEVDHLDGVAENIIVGQPVTLGTGAVNLEYKPVKRGQTNG, encoded by the coding sequence ATGGCTCGCAAGGACACCCTGAGAGCGTTCGAGAAGATGGGCTTCTCCAAGAGCATGGTGGAGAAGCTGTTGGATGCCTATCCGAGCAAGGCGGCGGCGGCCGAGGCCGGGGCCGCGGAACTGAAGAAACTAGGCCTCACCGAGGACCAGGTGCGACTGCTCAAAGGAGAGAAGGCCGAATCTAGGCCCAAGAAGGCTGGCAAGAAGACCACCAAGAAGAAGGAAGAGGAGAAGCCAGCCGGTCCCAAGCTGCAGTTCGAGATCCCGAACAAGATCCCGCCGCTCTCCAACCTGGAGAGGAAGATAGTCCGGCTCGCTCAGGAGCAGGGCATCCAGGTCATGGACGGCCGGAAGGTGGCCATGAGCAAGAGGCGCATGTCCCTGGGCCTGGTGAAGACCATCGCCTCCCGCATCGAAGGCATCGGCGTGCCGGAGGAGAAGATCAAGAAGATCGTCAAGCGGGCCCATGAGCGCTACGAGGAGCACATGATGGACCCCAATGAGAGCGCGGGCATAATCGCGGCGCAGTCCATCGGCGAACCGGGCACGCAGATGACCATGAGGACCTTCCACTACGCCGGTGTGGCGGAGATCAACGTCACTCTGGGCCTGCCGCGCCTGATCGAGATCGTGGACGCTCGAAGAGTGCCTTCGACGCCCATGATGACCATCTACACCGTTCCGGAAAAGAGGGCAAGCCAGGAAGAGGTGAAACACATCGCTTCCGAGATCGAGATGACCAATCTCATCGACGTCGCCTCGTTGGAAACGGACATCGTCAACATGAAGGTGGTCGTGCGGCCGGACCCGAGGAAGATGGAGCAGAAGGGCATCAAGCTGGACGACATCTACAAGGAGCTGAGCAAGACCCGAGGCCTGAAGGGATTGGTGGAGAAGCAGGGAGAGCAGATCATCATCTCCTCCGACGTGCCCTCCTTCAAGAAACTGCAGGGCATCCTGGACGATGTCCGGGAGAAGAAGATAAAGGGCGTGGACCTGATCAGCCGCGCCATCCTGCGCAAGGTGGGCGAGGAGTACATCATCTACACCGAAGGCTCGAACCTGGCCAAAGTGCTTGAGCTGGAAGGGGTGGATAAGACCCGGACCACCACCAACGCGGTGCAGGAGATCTACGAAGTGCTGGGGGTGGAAGCCGCCCGCAACTCCGTCATGAACGAGGCCTACCGCACCCTTGAGGAACAGGGTCTGAACGTGGACATACGCCACATCATGCTGGTCGCGGACCTGATGACCAACGACGGGGACGTGAAGGCCATCGGCCGCCACGGCATCTCCGGCCGCAAGTCCTCAGTGTTGGCGAGGGCGGCGTTCGAGATCACCGCGGTGCATCTATTGCACGCCGCGCTGCAGGGCGAAGTAGATCACCTGGACGGCGTGGCGGAGAACATTATTGTGGGGCAGCCGGTCACACTAGGGACCGGGGCCGTGAATCTGGAATACAAACCAGTTAAAAGGGGGCAAACAAATGGTTGA
- a CDS encoding radical SAM protein, translated as MRLREFEAGSAHTGKLPKGCTLCRQGAKLVLLVTGRCGSGCFYCPLSRGKKGKKVVYADEMKVSSDEDVLLEARLIKAKGTGITGGDPLREMSLVCHYIRLVKKSFGPEHHVHLYTSTIDRKAYLRLQRCGLDELRIHPPLKHWQHMERTGLEEAVKGLRMNVGVEVPSLPGRGEELEALVRFAERIGLDFINLNELEFSETNYRALKRRRMEIKDDVSSAAKGSEELAGRMLALDVRIPVHYCSSSFKDSVQLRRRIRRRARSIARPGDLITGEGTLLKGVIETRRMTEAENLLRQRYDVPKKLIFHDRQKRRLEVAPWVLEEISSELPYDSYLVEEYPTADRLEVERERLPGKEERGKGRPRPR; from the coding sequence ATGAGACTGCGAGAGTTCGAGGCTGGCTCTGCCCATACTGGCAAGCTTCCGAAGGGGTGCACCCTCTGCCGTCAGGGGGCGAAGCTGGTGCTCCTCGTCACCGGGCGCTGCGGATCGGGCTGCTTCTATTGCCCGCTGTCGCGTGGCAAGAAGGGAAAGAAGGTCGTCTACGCGGACGAGATGAAGGTCTCTTCCGATGAGGACGTGCTCCTGGAGGCGCGGTTGATCAAGGCCAAGGGCACCGGCATCACCGGCGGCGATCCGCTGCGGGAGATGTCCCTTGTCTGCCACTACATCCGCCTGGTCAAGAAGAGCTTCGGACCGGAGCATCATGTGCATCTCTATACCTCTACAATAGACCGCAAGGCATACTTGCGATTGCAGCGCTGCGGGCTGGACGAGCTGAGGATACACCCCCCTCTCAAGCACTGGCAGCATATGGAACGAACGGGTCTGGAGGAAGCAGTCAAAGGGCTGCGCATGAACGTGGGCGTCGAGGTCCCCTCCCTCCCTGGCAGGGGGGAGGAGCTGGAGGCATTGGTGCGATTCGCAGAGCGTATCGGCCTGGACTTCATCAACCTGAACGAACTGGAGTTCTCGGAGACGAACTACCGGGCCTTGAAGCGCCGAAGAATGGAGATAAAGGACGATGTCTCAAGCGCGGCCAAAGGAAGCGAGGAGCTCGCGGGACGCATGCTGGCTCTGGATGTGAGGATACCGGTGCACTACTGCTCCTCCTCCTTCAAGGACTCGGTCCAGCTGCGACGGCGCATACGGAGGAGGGCGAGAAGCATCGCCCGACCGGGCGATCTGATCACGGGGGAAGGGACACTGTTGAAAGGCGTCATCGAGACCCGGCGGATGACGGAGGCGGAGAATCTGCTACGCCAACGGTACGACGTCCCAAAGAAGCTCATCTTCCATGACCGGCAGAAGCGGAGGTTGGAGGTGGCGCCCTGGGTGCTGGAGGAGATCTCCTCGGAGCTGCCCTACGATTCGTATCTGGTCGAAGAGTATCCGACCGCGGACCGGCTGGAGGTCGAGCGCGAGAGACTGCCTGGAAAAGAGGAAAGGGGAAAGGGCCGGCCTAGGCCACGATGA
- a CDS encoding glycosyltransferase family 39 protein: MAEKEGGAGDLMGGRRRDFLSGAGAKLRDSWLARHWQSALVLALIILLAFFVRSYFSYSISIDNGYLVSGGSDSYYHERAIDYVTSTGEHLFMDPMLNYPFGMRNPRLPLYDWSVAVSGMIFSAFSGAPVADGTGLMLVLSTAFWGSLTVIPVYLIGKAAFGRRAGLVSGFLFALMPGHIERSVLSNADHDSMMLFFAVWGFYFLLEALIKVKGDRWVQSYGSLKGIKDGLLGYVKLNQVSLIYAMLAGICLTAVAFAWEGYMYLLIIILVYFLVQIFVNRFKNIDSLGVFMTMTVMLGTLFILAAPMYRQLLLWNTWFDMPLLLFAGMVVVGLIFVLTRDYPWTLVVPSFIILVVAALAILSVVAPALFDAIITGQGYLVKSKLYSTIGEAQAPSFSVLALSFGALTFWLGFVGLVWAAIRIPKNLAPHYIFLVVWIGTALFMAMSAGRFLFNAAPAFAISAGWIVVLLIQMAKFEDLPKGLSGFRLRNPLLSLRKGVKVRHMLGAIFLAFLIILPNVWMAVDAGMPTQVKREYDLQVYDHLPQIMRPADYDSINGSYWYFGAFSYGLPMPNDYFPAAWSWLSEQDNDVNPPYERPAFLSWWDYGFEAIQAGQHPTVADDFQNGYNFAGSFITCTDEAQGVAMLVTLAVQKGQAPSMVVQVDSILVAHGVDLAKVKDIMYNPSKYISIVMSNPEIYGPFDMDNTVPSSRNAMYVALRVELAKLGLDELASVYSELRQVTGVDVGYFAVDTRLFPFSATSGNVFYAPAKLSDRRIDPASNAPIDFYKIMAVDSNGNLVDIANITADMTIIDYQIIYKDMFYESMLYRAFMGFGPTDLGLTTQGLPGLSGSLASYQPMQAWNMSHFRLVYKTAYFNPYPREMVQNHSEAWRAVSYEEAKSLEQQINDKLITGVVDYSASTLTKGIVFIQYYDGVIIEGKATTSSGNPYPDAYVTVLDEYDTPHMTVKTDSDGHYRVLAPFGKVNVVFSTGELDKLTQIATEIGRKTFDFTYDQAMRKQVDSDQDGIFDYLVDGNIVLPSSTVSGDLFWDLDGSGDLNSNDQAIVGAKVVLQNTTTGFRLETTSTTSGYSFAGVPPMNGEVFAVVEGHQGTAITVTVESKQDVTVDIAIKPASIGGKVVFGDNSPASDLLLQLLDSQNGNLTVQFTGESGSFNFEKLLPGNYTLQTGQDEFSLGQQVFALGNGETVTRTFTLYEAMSVSGQILTPSLTPAANATVALLSSKTKIWTQTDSQGRFHITVPSDSYTLFSLAVINGRDYAALLQIPATVGQTQANPTLSSAFYVSGKLVGDVSLDGVKVQAQSRTTGAKLTAVANSTGEFRMLLPSDLYFFYVDSQVTAYWNDAFIATDATLTLSLAPSARITGTVWYDANGDGLRASSEGRTNVTLTVADADGRSITTLTDSTGYYSLNLVPNRYYTLLVNENGYAPQEFSYSPLTGNTQQDIQLLAYNRTVSGVVSYLGSRLPGITVTFTSTGSGAQTATATSDGLGRFTLSLHPGNYNVVVVQNATFGSNATQYQSSQSLSVEIGKDPSGLAIDVVRRVLVTGTLTPERAFSARVVISGPDSMELRATTDFTTYLQEGTYEVYASQERFASRFASLGSYVVSPSSNTITINTEQAYTVSGSIYYEGSRLMNPASVKITKSTGGSYTLQSTLAGTFTLNLPAGTYNITTDARSKQYLDTQTERYFRYLGYLDFDLTANKDVTVNVKRILDNTSVIGQVIFGDVPVAAQLQFVATSLTAVNATAEASSSGFNFDLAPGNYSVYIKQLSGVGAFLGKLDVRPYVVEYINFTLVAGIPFSGVTLVNGIPASALVEISSLDYLSLRSDASGGFEVYLPSDLYQVKATASGQERGVTVSYVSELALNLTSPQSRTISLVKVPKRLVSVQWDSSEKRTINGGESVVYNIRIVNKGNVPDTYRLGTVGSTSGWTMTLSESTVTVDFGQQNSQLVTLTITAPVGAKVSHQSLSVRATSTELATITNSATVEVGIAPVHAVSITYTKPLTTSGSSFSYSLSLKNTGNVDDSFLVSAVNLAGLQDLGWKAEVRSGTGAFGSNVTIQATAGNQVSFELRLTPVRANPEPSITVVLTATSVSTPTASTVLPFQPELPRFTIPSGGLAVTGDKVNSIIPDVPAGTLVLLGMVLAMFTVFVLVGMQKGVFRRRKR, from the coding sequence ATGGCAGAAAAAGAGGGAGGGGCAGGCGACCTCATGGGAGGGAGGCGCCGTGATTTTCTAAGTGGCGCGGGCGCGAAGCTGCGCGATTCCTGGTTGGCGCGTCACTGGCAGTCGGCGCTGGTCCTCGCATTGATCATTCTCTTGGCCTTCTTCGTACGGAGCTATTTTTCCTATTCCATCTCTATCGACAACGGCTACCTGGTATCGGGTGGCTCTGACTCTTACTATCACGAGAGAGCTATCGACTACGTCACTTCGACGGGCGAACATCTGTTCATGGACCCCATGCTGAACTATCCCTTCGGCATGAGGAACCCCCGTCTGCCGCTCTACGACTGGTCAGTGGCGGTCAGCGGCATGATATTCTCCGCTTTCAGCGGAGCTCCCGTCGCGGACGGAACGGGCCTGATGCTGGTCCTCTCCACCGCCTTCTGGGGCTCGCTCACGGTCATCCCGGTCTACCTGATAGGCAAGGCCGCCTTCGGTCGTCGGGCCGGGTTGGTCTCAGGGTTCCTGTTCGCGCTCATGCCTGGACATATCGAGCGAAGCGTCCTGTCCAATGCGGACCACGACTCCATGATGCTGTTCTTCGCCGTCTGGGGCTTCTACTTCCTGCTCGAAGCTCTGATCAAGGTCAAAGGGGACCGGTGGGTACAGAGCTACGGCAGTCTCAAGGGCATCAAGGATGGGCTGCTAGGCTATGTGAAGCTCAATCAGGTCTCGCTCATCTATGCCATGCTGGCTGGGATATGCCTGACGGCCGTCGCGTTCGCCTGGGAAGGCTACATGTACCTTCTCATCATCATTCTGGTCTACTTCCTCGTCCAGATATTCGTCAACCGTTTCAAGAACATCGATTCGCTGGGCGTGTTCATGACCATGACGGTCATGCTGGGCACCCTCTTCATCCTGGCCGCACCGATGTATAGGCAGCTTCTGCTGTGGAACACCTGGTTCGACATGCCCCTGCTGCTCTTCGCCGGCATGGTGGTGGTCGGGCTCATCTTCGTTCTCACTAGGGATTATCCATGGACGCTGGTGGTGCCGAGCTTCATCATACTGGTGGTGGCCGCTCTCGCGATCCTGTCGGTGGTAGCGCCCGCCCTCTTCGATGCCATCATCACCGGGCAAGGATACCTGGTGAAGAGCAAGCTCTACTCCACCATCGGCGAGGCGCAGGCGCCCTCGTTCTCCGTCCTGGCCTTGTCATTCGGCGCTCTGACCTTTTGGCTGGGGTTCGTGGGACTGGTCTGGGCGGCCATCAGGATCCCCAAGAACCTCGCTCCCCACTACATATTCCTGGTCGTTTGGATAGGCACGGCGCTGTTCATGGCCATGTCCGCTGGCCGTTTCCTCTTCAACGCCGCTCCGGCCTTCGCGATATCCGCGGGTTGGATCGTCGTGCTGTTAATCCAAATGGCCAAGTTCGAGGACCTGCCCAAAGGGCTCTCTGGTTTCCGGCTGCGGAATCCCTTGCTATCCCTGCGTAAGGGCGTCAAGGTGCGCCACATGCTGGGTGCGATCTTCTTGGCCTTCCTCATCATCCTGCCCAACGTCTGGATGGCGGTGGACGCGGGCATGCCTACGCAGGTCAAGCGCGAATATGACCTGCAGGTCTACGACCACCTACCGCAGATCATGCGGCCAGCGGACTACGACTCCATCAACGGTTCCTACTGGTATTTCGGGGCCTTCTCGTACGGTCTGCCCATGCCCAACGATTATTTCCCAGCGGCGTGGAGCTGGCTATCCGAACAAGATAACGACGTCAATCCGCCCTACGAACGACCGGCCTTCCTGTCCTGGTGGGATTACGGGTTCGAGGCCATCCAGGCAGGGCAGCATCCGACCGTGGCGGACGACTTCCAGAACGGCTACAATTTCGCTGGCTCGTTCATCACCTGCACCGATGAGGCGCAGGGAGTGGCCATGCTCGTGACCCTTGCGGTCCAGAAGGGTCAGGCGCCTTCAATGGTCGTCCAGGTGGACAGCATCCTGGTGGCGCATGGCGTTGACCTGGCCAAAGTGAAGGATATAATGTACAATCCGTCGAAGTACATCTCCATCGTCATGTCCAACCCCGAGATCTACGGACCGTTCGACATGGACAACACCGTCCCCTCCAGTCGGAACGCCATGTACGTGGCGCTGCGGGTGGAGCTGGCAAAGCTCGGGCTTGATGAGCTGGCCTCGGTCTATAGCGAGCTCAGGCAGGTCACCGGCGTGGACGTCGGCTACTTCGCGGTCGATACCAGGCTGTTCCCGTTCTCCGCCACCAGCGGCAACGTGTTCTATGCCCCGGCGAAGCTCTCGGACAGGCGCATCGACCCGGCGTCCAACGCTCCCATCGACTTCTACAAGATCATGGCGGTGGACTCCAACGGCAACCTGGTGGACATAGCGAACATCACCGCGGACATGACCATCATTGACTACCAGATAATCTACAAGGACATGTTCTACGAGAGCATGCTCTACCGGGCCTTCATGGGATTCGGGCCGACGGACCTCGGACTGACAACTCAAGGCCTGCCCGGCCTCTCCGGTTCCCTGGCGAGCTATCAGCCCATGCAGGCCTGGAACATGAGCCACTTCCGCCTGGTCTACAAGACAGCCTACTTCAACCCGTACCCCCGAGAGATGGTGCAGAACCACTCGGAGGCCTGGAGGGCGGTCTCCTATGAGGAGGCGAAGTCGCTCGAGCAGCAGATCAACGACAAGCTCATAACCGGCGTGGTGGACTATTCGGCATCCACTCTGACGAAGGGCATCGTCTTCATCCAGTACTACGATGGAGTGATCATCGAAGGAAAGGCGACCACCTCCAGCGGCAATCCGTACCCGGACGCGTACGTTACGGTGCTGGATGAGTATGACACACCGCACATGACCGTCAAGACCGATTCGGACGGGCACTATCGCGTCCTCGCCCCCTTCGGCAAGGTCAACGTGGTCTTCTCCACCGGGGAGTTGGACAAGCTTACGCAGATCGCCACCGAGATCGGCCGCAAGACGTTCGACTTCACCTATGACCAGGCGATGCGCAAGCAGGTCGACTCCGACCAGGACGGCATCTTCGACTACCTCGTCGATGGCAACATCGTGCTTCCGTCGTCGACCGTCAGTGGCGACCTGTTCTGGGACCTGGATGGCAGCGGCGACCTCAACTCCAACGACCAGGCGATCGTTGGAGCCAAAGTTGTGCTGCAGAACACCACCACCGGCTTCCGCTTGGAGACCACCTCCACCACCAGTGGATACAGCTTCGCCGGTGTCCCGCCCATGAACGGAGAAGTATTCGCGGTCGTGGAAGGGCATCAGGGAACCGCCATCACCGTCACCGTGGAATCGAAGCAGGATGTCACGGTCGACATAGCCATCAAACCGGCAAGCATCGGCGGCAAAGTGGTGTTCGGCGACAACTCCCCTGCCTCGGACCTCCTGCTCCAGCTGCTCGATTCCCAGAACGGCAACCTGACCGTTCAGTTCACGGGCGAGAGCGGCAGCTTCAACTTCGAGAAGCTTCTGCCAGGTAATTACACACTGCAAACCGGGCAGGATGAGTTCTCCCTCGGCCAGCAGGTCTTCGCCCTGGGGAACGGAGAGACCGTAACGCGCACATTCACGCTCTACGAGGCCATGAGCGTGTCCGGTCAGATCCTCACTCCGTCCCTGACCCCGGCGGCCAATGCCACCGTGGCCCTTCTCTCTTCGAAGACGAAGATATGGACGCAGACCGACTCCCAGGGTCGTTTCCACATCACCGTTCCGTCCGATTCCTACACCCTGTTCAGCTTGGCGGTCATCAATGGCAGGGACTATGCGGCCCTTCTGCAGATCCCGGCGACCGTCGGTCAGACCCAGGCGAATCCTACCCTGAGCTCCGCATTCTACGTGAGCGGCAAGCTGGTGGGAGACGTGTCCTTGGACGGGGTCAAGGTGCAAGCCCAGTCCCGCACCACTGGAGCGAAGCTCACCGCGGTGGCGAACTCCACCGGCGAATTCCGCATGTTGCTGCCCTCGGACCTCTACTTCTTCTATGTCGATAGCCAGGTGACCGCCTACTGGAACGACGCCTTCATAGCCACGGACGCAACCCTGACGCTAAGCCTCGCTCCCTCGGCCAGGATCACCGGCACGGTCTGGTACGATGCCAATGGTGACGGATTGCGCGCCTCCAGCGAGGGAAGGACGAACGTCACCTTGACCGTGGCGGACGCGGATGGCCGCTCGATCACCACCCTCACCGATAGCACCGGGTACTATAGCCTCAACCTGGTCCCCAACCGTTACTATACACTGTTGGTGAACGAGAACGGCTACGCCCCGCAGGAGTTCAGCTATTCTCCGCTCACTGGCAACACGCAACAGGACATCCAGCTGCTTGCCTACAACCGCACCGTCTCCGGTGTGGTCAGTTATCTAGGTTCGCGCTTGCCGGGTATAACCGTGACCTTCACCTCGACCGGGTCGGGGGCTCAGACGGCCACCGCTACTTCAGATGGGCTGGGCCGGTTCACCCTCTCCCTGCATCCTGGCAACTACAACGTCGTGGTGGTCCAGAACGCGACCTTTGGCTCGAACGCCACTCAGTATCAGTCCTCTCAGAGCTTGAGCGTGGAGATCGGCAAGGACCCCTCCGGTCTGGCGATCGACGTGGTCAGGCGCGTGCTGGTGACCGGTACCCTCACCCCCGAACGGGCGTTCAGCGCCCGGGTGGTCATCAGCGGGCCGGACTCGATGGAGCTGCGGGCCACTACCGACTTCACCACCTACCTGCAAGAAGGCACGTACGAAGTATACGCGAGCCAAGAGCGGTTCGCCAGCCGGTTCGCCAGCCTAGGCAGCTATGTCGTATCGCCCAGCTCGAACACCATCACCATCAATACCGAGCAGGCGTACACCGTTTCCGGCAGCATCTACTACGAGGGCTCGCGCCTCATGAACCCGGCCTCGGTGAAGATCACCAAGAGCACGGGTGGAAGTTACACTCTGCAAAGCACGCTCGCGGGCACGTTCACGCTGAACTTGCCAGCTGGTACGTACAACATCACTACCGATGCGCGCTCGAAACAGTATTTGGACACCCAGACCGAACGATACTTCCGCTACCTGGGCTACCTGGACTTCGACCTGACGGCCAACAAGGACGTGACCGTGAATGTCAAGAGGATCCTCGACAACACCAGCGTCATAGGTCAGGTCATCTTCGGCGATGTGCCAGTGGCCGCCCAGCTGCAATTCGTGGCCACATCGTTAACGGCCGTGAACGCCACAGCGGAAGCGAGCTCGTCCGGCTTCAATTTCGACCTGGCCCCGGGCAACTACAGCGTCTACATCAAGCAGCTGTCCGGCGTGGGCGCGTTCCTGGGCAAGCTGGATGTGAGGCCTTACGTGGTCGAGTACATCAATTTCACGCTGGTGGCGGGCATACCGTTCTCCGGCGTCACCCTGGTCAACGGCATCCCAGCCTCCGCCCTGGTTGAGATCTCCAGCCTTGACTATCTTTCATTGCGCAGCGATGCCAGCGGAGGGTTCGAGGTCTACCTGCCTTCTGACCTGTACCAGGTGAAGGCCACCGCCTCGGGTCAGGAGAGAGGGGTCACGGTCAGCTATGTCTCCGAGCTCGCTCTGAACCTCACCTCTCCCCAAAGCCGCACCATCTCCCTGGTCAAGGTGCCAAAGCGCTTGGTTTCGGTGCAATGGGACTCCTCGGAGAAGAGGACCATCAACGGCGGGGAGAGCGTGGTCTACAACATCCGCATCGTCAACAAGGGGAACGTACCGGACACCTATCGCCTGGGCACAGTCGGCTCGACATCGGGATGGACCATGACCCTTTCCGAGTCCACGGTCACCGTGGACTTCGGCCAGCAGAACTCGCAGCTGGTGACCTTGACCATCACCGCCCCCGTGGGCGCCAAGGTCAGCCATCAGTCGTTGTCGGTGAGGGCTACGAGCACGGAGCTGGCGACGATCACGAACAGCGCGACCGTGGAGGTGGGAATTGCCCCCGTCCACGCCGTCTCGATCACGTACACCAAGCCCCTGACCACCAGCGGTTCCTCCTTCAGTTACAGCTTGAGCCTGAAGAACACGGGCAACGTCGACGACAGCTTCCTAGTGAGCGCGGTCAACCTGGCAGGCCTGCAGGACCTGGGCTGGAAGGCCGAGGTACGCAGCGGCACGGGAGCCTTCGGCAGCAACGTCACCATCCAGGCGACCGCCGGCAACCAGGTGAGCTTCGAGCTGCGCCTGACGCCGGTGCGCGCCAATCCCGAGCCATCGATAACGGTCGTCCTCACGGCCACCTCCGTATCCACTCCCACGGCGAGCACGGTGCTGCCGTTCCAGCCGGAACTGCCGAGGTTCACCATCCCCTCCGGAGGCCTGGCGGTCACAGGGGACAAGGTGAACAGCATCATACCCGATGTCCCGGCGGGCACCTTGGTGCTCCTGGGCATGGTGCTGGCGATGTTCACCGTGTTCGTGCTCGTCGGCATGCAGAAGGGGGTGTTCCGACGAAGAAAGCGCTGA